One window of the Babesia microti strain RI chromosome IV, complete genome genome contains the following:
- a CDS encoding hypothetical protein (overlaps_old_locusTagID:BBM_III08065), whose product MENGLTFELADGCNVDDDSFADKVPNFCTPFHMDMDDIVLPGHYCLMLYKFATAMMTVRSPAQCLSVALRYIRTSLKLPAVEIVLPDPERDEASECYSTDRFEAQTPPESRAQTSSMQSIGSKIWIAHTLSDKGESKRKLVQLTSGVFSLAFRRQVMVYVADVGNDVRVEMLSDLHFDSAFPGRSMLLVPIRPNSYVQSGLLVLHLSQSTWQAQPIGLEGVICGGAERGEEYEECGAATSRSLSVRSLSVLVFPDASGITSREEWFFKLSWEMSCTLGKSLDYSHEWRDLLSSRERADGLLALMQSLYADRLGIQSSVVALTTHAKKLIRAESCTVYIVDKAHHQLWSISSDDGSQVFKPLHSCLPGRCALTGRIISSHEIDCDRSSKVSESDRQDEHYYSENSDSSEQALERESAHVTERLCEEAGSFSQSGPIEVVCMPIMSKDCSRVLAVIEAVNKNDPDIGLASFTPEDIHILEVFARIVGPQLELSDFASGCSKETEAGLAFKLNSNSQQKLPRRVPPEQCILEEEDEN is encoded by the exons ATGGAGAACGGTCTGACGTTTGAATTGGCTGATGGCTGTAATGTAGATGATGATAGTTTTGCGGATAAAGTGCCGAACTTCTGCACGCCCTTTCACATGGACATGGACGACATCGTGCTGCCCGGTCACTACTGCCTAATGCTTTACAAATTTGCCACAGCTATGATGACTGTTAGATCCCCTGCACAATGTCTATCTGTTGCCCTCCGCTACATACGCACCTCCCTCAAATTGCCCGCAGTTGAAATTGTTCTGCCTGACCCGGAGAGGGACGAGGCGAGCGAGTGTTACTCAACGGACAGGTTCGAGGCCCAGACTCCGCCAGAGTCCCGCGCACAGACTTCCAGTATGCAGTCTATCGGCTCGAAGATCTGGATCGCCCATACGCTCAGCGATAAGGGCGAGTCCAAGCGGAAACTTGTCCAGCTCACATCGGGTGTATTCAGCCTGGCGTTCAGGCGTCAGGTAATGGTTTATGTTGCGGACGTTGGAAATGACGTTAGGGTTGAGATGTTGTCTGATCTTCACTTTGACTCTGCCTTTCCTGGTCGGTCGATGTTGCTGGTACCGATCAGGCCTAACTCGTACGTGCAATCTGGGCTGTTGGTTCTGCACCTTTCACAGTCTACATGGCAGGCTCAGCCCATCGGATTGGAGGGCGTAATATGCGGGGGTGCCGAGAGGGGCGAGGAATATGAGGAATGTGGCGCTGCAACGTCCCGAAGCCTATCAGTGCGTAGCCTATCAGTGCTGGTATTTCCCGACGCAAGTGGCATAACCAGTCGCGAAGAGTGGTTTTTCAAGCTCTCTTGGGAGATGTCTTGCACTCTGGGGAAGTCATTGGACTATTCTCACGAATGGAGAGATTTGCTTTCATCGCGCGAGAGGGCGGATGGGCTGCTGGCACTGATGCAGTCTCTCTACGCCGATAGGTTGGGCATTCAGTCCAGCGTGGTGGCGCTTACTACCCACGCAAAAAAGTTGATTCGTGCTGAATCGTGTACTGTGTACATCGTGGACAAGGCTCATCACCAACTGTGGTCAATTTCTTCTGATGATGGATCGCAAGTTTTTAAGCCCCTGCATTCTTGTTTACCCGGCAGATGCGCACTAACGGGGCGGATTATTTCTTCTCACGAAATTGACTGCGACAGATCCTCCAAAGTGTCGGAGTCGGATCGCCAAGATGAGCACTACTACAGCGAGAACTCTGACTCATCCGAGCAGGCATTGGAGAGGGAGAGCGCGCACGTGACTGAAAGGTTATGCGAGGAGGCGGGATCATTTTCACAGTCCGGTCCGATAGAGGTGGTTTGCATGCCAATAATGAGCAAAGATTGCTCCAGGGTTTTGGCGGTGATTGAGGCTGTGAACAAGAACGATCCAGATATCGGGCTTGCCTCGTTCACTCCTGAGGATATTCACATATTGGAGGTTTTTGCAAG GATTGTGGGACCTCAGTTGGAGCTGTCTGATTTTGCCAGCGGTTGTTCCAAGGAGACGGAAGCTGGGTTGGCATTTAAGTTGAACTCGAACTCTCAGCAAAAGCTGCCAAGGCGTGTTCCGCCTGAGCAATGCATTTTGGAGGAAGAGGATGAGAATTAG
- a CDS encoding conserved Plasmodium protein, unknown function (overlaps_old_locusTagID:BBM_III08060), whose product MVGVAVGSVARAAEADFLASGRFTAADCVELVLVYGTKLTLYRILSSAVVYVADTDLHAHPIAIATVPGCIALGTSKQPLDAITILFPGDRLVIASASAEGHFHQLLLSQIDSCKPAKDEKHESLHEDMMWNSNFSGASPLLSINLQGGGKKLYSILLAYPVNYLYVLTVEFGKFMEGDKSLNLKGSHLISNSDNGSTHKPILPLMVVDSIKFMVDGEGISEAEGDRAGPNVVIKSLIAVSDNVCAILVSNCPEKVGIHTPQGTSNVLFFSVSKVNGSLSLLSIRTGIPLDAFNLIPQGKDPQSACNDCSVIVQCHDRLIQVNPYTTNGFDVITSKFYLFRTNVTLGNSVLADLPVELELCHVEALTDHLIALLPLNSFAAPIILISLAINAEGKYICQGFNALARPPFYANIWHMICNYSTQLLVSSGAGMSIYIHTLDNFTATIEPSAPVIRDYTIPIDATVFDAQPTTISILTHAVQESMQTCDECRCLASAFISREIVAVPMLRGYLGKAFNNENKVQGRRKKRVQVRIAGGVGFDMARLRSKEADTGAFLAIFGPSGVAQPTNFAGKCHLIGILYTQIPLYLVARVDLPIETAQIINKCDCPRVLITSPGGSGSGSVVTIGNDIQISKHRDSHSPEHDEYICRIINKALTIYDGRTFEGVFHCHLNGSVLRHSDNFRYVPYVPYSERQDNHIQCNLLHIDDMDLGYTLIIAEPGFPLHVYRSNTGMEIGALTTFILKKFDCMALVPCVPITISQPLKLPNRPSVVTISATNYYLQLSVSHNDCHLHRIHLPQFPSLRFSDGTDNIFSEDYIPLKSPLLSQLHPISLGTTVAYLGIDEGGLSIFTLDTITRPITPFNDWISFKQSDFSVGHLETCADMPYQLWSNVDRVDNQLSFDGSVSFTKIATSIRCYYLTDGHRVSPEPAPGAVGKLWAVSMGKRCPISELLRGVLDDRAGEQIYHLHSEFGSKITATELLSRVEPHSLLLTQLELLSLGQSNDACEDYTCNISCDRYKICVGHLASQGVIYGYYELPPFTKVMSISFGIVGGREMLLVGTAQGLGEMIDCIGEFYILDLDRIFDPSDNLSTNSLELVHKRQFSGPVMSIKPAVGDLDWPNNPYNNFCLDVIEERDLGLDTSLGTVYLDEVTTEVLDKDSKSSIHAVVYSDQFFHSVGSRLFMHEISNGTFIRGAFCDMPFCVTDISMIDNFIVAGDVLKGVGLFMYRHFGASDTRAICRVASTNVSTTLPVLAVSATVCDDSLAIIAADSDSHLHLLSFSLEKARAAGPDTLVQDKITSSKLLTLSQVKLYRKILHFRRSSYNINYSFAADGSVVKVGIYTAHQIKLFKLLEEAVARFMDFPMGICVKPLDNLTAEDSLAVNVDTLRHFLYMPYQVKLRVVDKVGVKNVNIGKWTRLVSNLLQ is encoded by the exons ATGGTCGGAGTTGCCGTGGGAAGCGTGGCTCGGGCTGCCGAAGCGGATTTTTTGGCCTCCGGCCGCTTCACCGCGGCGGATTGCGTAGAATTAGTGTTAGTTTATGGGACCAAGCTGACACTTTATCGGATTCTCAGCTCTGCAGTTGTATATGTCGCAGACACCGACCTACACGCTCACCCCATCGCGATCGCTACTGTGCCAGGTTGCATCGCTCTGGGCACTTCTAAGCAGCCGCTAGACGCCATAACAATTCTTTTCCCAGGAGACAGACTTGTCATAGCTTCCGCATCGGCAGAAGGCCACTTCCACCAGCTCTTACTGTCGCAAATTGACTCTTGCAAACCCGCAAAAGATGAGAAGCATGAATCGCTCCATGAAGACATGATGTGGAACAGTAATTTTTCTGGAGCTTCGCCACTGCTAAGCATAAATCTACAGGGAGGAGGAAAGAAACTCTACAGCATCTTGCTGGCCTATCCAGTCAACTACCTATACGTGCTCACTGTTgaatttggcaaattcaTGGAGGGAGACAAGTCGCTAAATTTGAAGGGATCGCATCTAATCTCTAATTCTGATAACGGCTCTACGCATAAACCCATACTACCCCTGATGGTAGTTGatagtataaaatttatggTGGACGGAGAGGGGATCAGTGAGGCCGAGGGTGATAGAGCGGGCCCTAATGTGGTGATAAAGTCACTTATCGCAGTTTCAGATAATGTTTGCGCCATACTGGTGTCTAATTGCCCAGAAAAAGTGGGAATTCACACGCCTCAAGGCACAAGCAACGTGCTCTTCTTTTCAGTGTCAAAGGTAAATGGGTCACTCTCACTGCTCTCAATCAGAACAGGGATACCTCTTGACGCATTTAACCTGATCCCCCAGGGCAAAGATCCCCAATCTGCATGCAATGACTGCTCGGTGATTGTACAATGCCACGATAGATTGATACAGGTAAACCCATACACGACAAATGGCTTTGACGTAATCACCAGCAAATTCTACCTATTCCGCACCAATGTTACCCTTGGAAACTCTGTTTTGGCGGACTTACCTGTCGAATTGGAGCTTTGCCACGTTGAAGCCCTTACAGATCATCTAATAGCCCTGCTACCGCTGAACTCGTTTGCTGCTCCAATCATCCTAATCAGCCTGGCTATAAATGCAGAGggaaaatatatatgtcaAGGTTTTAACGCATTAGCCAGGCCGCCATTTTATGCCAACATCTGGCACATGATATGCAACTACTCGACCCAGTTGCTGGTCTCCTCCGGGGCTGGGATGTCAATATACATCCATACGCTTGACAATTTCACTGCAACAATTGAGCCGTCTGCCCCTGTCATTCGTGATTACACGATTCCGATCGATGCCACGGTTTTTGATGCTCAACCCACGACCATCTCCATCCTAACACACGCGGTGCAAGAATCCATGCAAACTTGTGACGAATGCCGCTGCCTAGCTTCCGCGTTTATTTCGAGGGAAATTGTGGCCGTACCCATGCTCAGGGGATACCTGGGCAAGGCCTTCAACAATGAAAACAAGGTTCAGGGGAGGAGGAAAAAACGCGTGCAGGTTAGGATCGCGGGGGGGGTTGGGTTTGATATGGCTAGATTACGCAGCAAAGAGGCGGACACTGGAGCATTTCTGGCAATTTTTGGACCCAGCGGAGTGGCCCAACCCACAAATTTCGCCGGCAAATGCCATCTGATTGGAATTTTATACACCCAAATACCGCTATACCTCGTCGCCAGGGTCGATCTACCAATAGAAACAGCtcaaataatcaataaatgCGACTGCCCCCGAGTTTTAATCACATCTCCGGGTGGCAGCGGAAGCGGCAGCGTTGTTACCATTGGAAATGACATACAGATCTCCAAGCATAGGGATAGCCACAGCCCCGAACATGACGAGTACATTTGCAGAATCATAAATAAAGCCCTAACCATATACGATGGCAGAACTTTTGAAGGCGTGTTTCATTGCCACCTAAATGGTTCAGTACTGAGACACTCTGATAATTTCCGCTACGTACCGTACGTACCGTACAGCGAGCGCCAAGACAATCACATCCAGTGCAATTTACTGCATATTGATGACATGGACCTAGGGTACACTTTGATAATAGCGGAGCCTGGGTTTCCACTACACGTCTACCGGTCTAACACTGGCATGGAGATAGGGGCCCTAACCACCTTCATCTTGAAGAAATTTGATTGCATGGCGCTGGTTCCATGTGTTCCTATTACAATATCGCAACCACTCAAACTACCAAATAGGCCTTCTGTGGTGACTATATCTGCCACgaattattatttgcaGCTGAGCGTTTCCCACAATGATTGCCACTTACACCGCATCCATCTACCGCAATTTCCTTCTCTGAGATTCAGT GATGGTACTGATAACATTTTTTCCGAAGATTACATTCCTTTAAAATCCCCTTTGCTCTCACAGTTACACCCGATTAGTTTAGGTACTACAGTTGCATACTTGGGTATTGACGAGGGGGGATTgtcaatatttacattgGATACTATAACCCGCCCAATAACACCTTTCAACGACTGGATATCATTTAAGCAGTCTGATTTTAGCGTTGGACACCTGGAAACTTGTGCCGATATGCCATACCAGCTCTGGTCAAATGTTGACAGGGTTGACAATCAGCTATCTTTCGACGGCAGCGTCTCCTTCACAAAGATTGCAACGTCAATTAGATGCTATTACCTCACTGATGGCCACAGGGTATCACCTGAGCCAGCTCCCGGTGCCGTGGGGAAATTATGGGCGGTTTCGATGGGGAAACGGTGCCCAATATCAGAGTTATTGCGAGGGGTGCTGGATGATAGGGCTGGCGAACAGATTTACCATTTGCACTCGGAATTTGGTTCAAAAATCACGGCCACCGAGTTACTTTCTAGGGTTGAACCTCATTCTTTGCTTCTGACTCAGTTGGAGTTGTTGTCTTTGGGTCAGTCAAACGATGCTTGCGAGGATTATACTTGCAACATTTCATGCGATCGTTACAAGATTTGTGTGGGCCATTTGGCATCACAGGGAGTCATCTACGGGTATTATGAATTACCTCCATTCACGAAAGTCATGTCAATTTCGTTTGGTATTGTAGGCGGTAGGGAAATGCTGTTAGTGGGGACGGCTCAGGGGTTGGGCGAGATGATTGATTGCATTGGTGAgttttatatattagatCTCGACCGTATTTTCGATCCTTCAGACAATCTCAGTACTAATTCTCTGGAATTAGTGCACAAGAGGCAATTCTCTGGCCCTGTCATGTCAATAAAGCCTGCTGTGGGCGATCTGGACTGGCCCAACAACCcttacaataatttttgcCTCGACGTGATAGAGGAGCGGGATTTGGGACTGGACACATCTTTGGGCACTGTCTACTTGGATGAAGTGACGACAGAAGTCTTGGACAAGGATTCCAAATCATCCATACATGCAGTTGTTTACAGTGaccaattttttcattctGTTGGGTCTCGCCTTTTTATGCAT GAAATTTCAAATGGAACTTTCATTCGCGGCGCCTTTTGCGACATGCCCTTTTGCGTAACTGATATCTCTAtgattgacaattttattgtgGCTGGAGATGTGCTCAAGGGCGTGGGCTTGTTCAT GTACAGACATTTTGGGGCTTCTGATACACGTGCAATTTGTCGTGTTGCCTCGACAAACGTCTCAACCACTTTACCGGTACTGGCTGTTTCTGCCACAGTATGCGATGATTCTCTTG CAATCATAGCTGCAGACTCTGATTCACACTTGCACCTGCTATCGTTTAGTCTAGAAAAAGCGCGTGCCGCGGGCCCAGACACGCTGGTGCAGGATAAAATCACCTCCTCC AAACTACTTACCCTTTCTCAGGTGAAACTGTACAGGAAGATACTGCACTTTAGGAGGTCTAGCTACAACATCAATTATTCATTCGCTGCCGACGGTTCTGTGGTAAAGGTCGGAATATATACCGCCCACCAAATCAAGTTGTTTAAGCTGCTGGAGGAGGCCGTGGCCAGGTTCATGGACTTTCCCATGGGCATTTGCGTAAAGCCCTTGGACAACCTAACTGCTGAGGACTCCCTAGCCGTAAATGTAGATACGCTCAGACACTTTTTGTACATGCCTTATCAGGTTAAGCTTCGGGTCGTGGATAAGGTCGGCGTGAAGAACGTGAATATTGGCAAGTGGACCAGACTGGTCTCCAACTTGctgcaataa
- a CDS encoding ATP-binding cassette transporter abc3 (overlaps_old_locusTagID:BBM_III08070): MNSLKGEFYKGKSSVGVEDNCLDFFRRVKYPSGVCPNFYNPSVLSCVFFLWAGRFMKKLLGSDVSFLDYPPQPDPIAVRQRQFEVFSIINTYLAEHRVKLSKRQDKGKPPRIVLKSVCAVFWDKILLLLLLAVTVNILRSIQLLFIKWFIKSFSNDSKSSLWSIAYIAGILALLCFKTIMAQHMYFFICRCQAAISSAMSYTIFRLGVSRRKEYHNCNCGQRTYDKVSRRHLCKWDRLYLRRFEVQLEGPDDNLCKLGAHIAKQDRINTNTLCPAQQAQGDELSKSMYMFFYGDTRSICKMLQVLVALTEFSTQLALSYFSIYFEVGRDGTWAIAVPLAVLGIAIAIEFIYAYLMKKYLIARDSRVYASYKLCANVQSVLMQGLGQASKNFVAAKRREETKPLNRMLWLIYVAAWLSSVVQSLSIVPIFITLLYGEDSKFSPEVAVTVIHAVKLINSHMRELPNILCVFIDALICMDRLDSYLSERSPEKGPPAGGFCASHYGDHEFELAFDRATLRYTPGITPALKNISLKLVRGDVLILCGKAASGKTSLIKAALGELVLSSGTMAVSSLRCGRRIYYVPQKHYIPAGTFMSALVGNFPFERATYIRAISVAELCQDLERWEEGHDRAIDENANSLSGGQRARLSLARMIYAFLISRHKGTSNPAGTGGADLVCLDDVFSSLDLSVSVKIFQNIFGQHGVFSDGDVCVIMSMDRGTLKACWQMLCDFNSATLNCRVCELEDGEVVGFSSVEDFIGLDMSSSLQVSSQTPKGHGSKPIRSCLDPIDYDFNIKGVLTRRVLSMYMVYFRHSGVFSVTVAFLMSLIAYCIKSYFGLAVVGWSDQVLGRSVSKEQSIAFVSKLMIFLAVEIAALFIGIMLWWRCAMSAAKCYHDRRIISLIPRKGVVTKPIGKLLTEFTFDQFVIDTRIHMALLASLSQLVHLGFQIGSIIYIFPLSVLAFLIIAILSYYTIVGNYMRVNQRIQFNMLESMTGVNLTISQGIHGMELVRAFGDEGRLFDSFLDRSDYFYRTHIIRWGICSWTLIMYTLLAIIVFVLFAVVPMFISIFSSGQLAGRPGNFVYLISLFITINDGVSSFILSMGYLSEYLCSLVSSHTEAKVGPAGAGGPAEAGVPGEVGGCLLDIRGIVVSYRNHDPMSGKAALFKCIRGVTVSADPGDIVAIAGRTGSGKTSLLKSIRGMLGLDAGTILIDGISIEHMSDELLTDTIGVVSQFSFYFDGWTLGDFIDPCQRYSVQKVHWALGELGLLDFVLGNVPDKDESEESRLSRALGMPFRIGSSIVSKEHQRLRDDDVLIFNESHIRHLSFARLILGRLNYKVILIDEPPNLQNSLGSSPSTLRALIAKYLGHCATIIVTHDFNYVKICSKLWIMSEGKVVEQLSPKNIETHVQFSQIVEK; the protein is encoded by the coding sequence ATGAACAGCTTAAAAGGTGAATTTTACAAGGGAAAATCATCGGTGGGTGTAGAAGACAATtgtttggatttttttcGCCGCGTAAAGTACCCCTCAGGAGTCTGCCCAAACTTTTACAACCCCTCAGTACTCAGCTGCGTCTTCTTCCTATGGGCCGGACGatttatgaaaaaattgttggGATCTGATGTTTCGTTTTTGGACTATCCCCCGCAACCAGATCCTATCGCTGTGAGACAGCGCCAATTTGAAGTCTTCAGCATAATCAACACATACTTAGCCGAACATCGTGTAAAGCTCTCAAAACGCCAAGATAAGGGGAAGCCTCCAAGAATTGTCCTGAAGTCGGTATGTGCCGTCTTCTGGGATAAAATTCTGCTATTACTCCTATTAGCTGTTACGGTCAATATACTAAGATCAATTCAATTGTTATTCATAAAATGGTTCATAAAGtcattttcaaatgatTCAAAGTCATCCTTATGGTCAATTGCCTATATTGCAGGGATACTAGCGCTGCTGTGTTTTAAAACGATCATGGCGCAACATATGTATTTCTTCATATGCCGGTGCCAGGCAGCGATCTCCTCCGCAATGTCCTATACGATCTTCCGCCTGGGCGTTTCCAGGCGCAAGGAATACcataattgtaattgtGGGCAAAGGACATACGATAAGGTATCAAGGAGGCATCTATGCAAGTGGGATAGGCTCTACCTGCGTCGGTTCGAGGTACAGTTAGAAGGCCCAGATGATAACCTGTGCAAACTTGGGGCACATATAGCCAAACAGGATCGCATCAATACCAATACGCTCTGCCCTGCGCAGCAAGCCCAAGGCGATGAACTCTCAAAGTCAATGTATATGTTTTTTTATGGAGATACGCGctcaatttgtaaaatgcTTCAAGTGCTTGTGGCATTGACTGAATTCTCCACACAACTCGCATTAAGTTATTTTTCCATCTACTTTGAGGTGGGAAGAGATGGTACATGGGCAATCGCGGTCCCACTCGCTGTTTTGGGAATAGCAATCGCAATAGAATTCATATATGCGTACCTGATGAAGAAATATCTTATAGCGCGGGATAGCCGTGTTTATGCGTCTTATAAGCTTTGCGCAAATGTCCAGTCCGTATTAATGCAGGGATTGGGACAGGCATCGAAGAATTTCGTCGCAGCAAAAAGGCGAGAAGAGACAAAACCATTAAACAGAATGTTGTGGCTCATTTACGTTGCTGCGTGGCTGTCTAGTGTGGTACAGTCGCTCTCGATTGTTCCTATCTTTATAACGCTTTTATATGGCGAAGACTCCAAGTTTAGCCCAGAGGTTGCGGTTACAGTCATCCATGCAGTTAAACTCATAAACTCACACATGAGAGAACTTCCCAATATCTTATGCGTCTTTATTGATGCGTTAATATGTATGGACAGGTTGGACAGCTACCTATCCGAGAGGAGTCCTGAAAAGGGGCCTCCCGCTGGTGGATTTTGTGCCAGCCACTACGGTGATCATGAATTCGAGCTGGCCTTCGATAGGGCTACATTAAGATACACGCCGGGTATCACGCCTGCTCTGAAAAACATTAGCTTGAAGCTGGTTCGTGGCGATGTCCTCATCCTCTGCGGTAAGGCAGCCTCAGGGAAAACATCGCTTATAAAGGCTGCTCTCGGTGAGCTTGTGCTATCGTCCGGTACGATGGCTGTATCATCGTTGCGCTGTGGTAGGCGAATTTACTACGTACCCCAAAAGCACTATATTCCAGCTGGTACGTTCATGTCGGCATTGGTGGGTAACTTCCCCTTTGAGCGCGCAACATACATCCGTGCGATAAGTGTCGCTGAGCTTTGCCAGGACTTGGAGAGGTGGGAGGAGGGGCATGATCGGGCCATTGACGAGAACGCCAATTCATTGAGTGGTGGTCAGCGCGCGCGTTTGTCTCTTGCCAGGATGATTTATGCATTTTTGATCTCACGTCATAAAGGCACATCCAACCCAGCTGGCACAGGTGGAGCTGACTTGGTCTGCCTGGACGATGTTTTTTCCAGCCTAGACTTGTCAGTGTCTGTGAAGATATTTCAGAATATATTCGGACAGCATGGTGTCTTTTCTGATGGAGACGTGTGCGTGATTATGTCAATGGACCGCGGCACGCTAAAGGCCTGTTGGCAGATGCTCTGTGATTTTAATTCAGCAACCCTTAATTGTAGGGTTTGTGAATTGGAAGATGGTGAAGTTGTTGGGTTCTCTTCTGTCGAAGATTTTATTGGGTTAGACATGTCATCTTCTCTCCAAGTTTCCTCACAGACGCCAAAAGGGCACGGCTCTAAGCCGATAAGGAGCTGTTTGGACCCCATAGACTatgattttaatattaaagGGGTTCTAACACGACGAGTGTTATCCATGTACATGGTGTACTTTCGCCACTCGGGTGTTTTCTCAGTGACTGTAGCGTTTTTGATGTCACTTATTGCGTATTGTATCAAATCTTACTTCGGTTTGGCGGTTGTGGGCTGGTCTGATCAGGTTTTGGGGCGTTCTGTATCCAAGGAGCAGTCCATTGCTTTCGTTTCAAAGCTAATGATCTTTTTGGCGGTGGAGATTGCTGCCTTGTTTATAGGTATTATGTTATGGTGGCGTTGTGCTATGTCTGCGGCCAAATGTTACCATGATCGGCGCATTATTTCACTCATACCCCGCAAGGGGGTTGTTACAAAGCCAATAGGCAAGTTGCTTACCGAGTTTACATTTGACCAGTTTGTTATTGACACACGGATTCATATGGCGCTGCTGGCTTCATTGTCACAGCTGGTGCACTTGGGTTTTCAGATTGGCagtattatttacatatttccATTATCAGTGTTGGCTTTTTTGATCATTGCTATTCTTAGTTATTACACTATAGTGGGGAATTACATGCGGGTGAACCAGCGCATTCAATTCAATATGCTTGAATCGATGACCGGTGTGAACCTCACAATCAGCCAAGGGATTCATGGCATGGAGCTAGTCAGGGCCTTTGGGGATGAGGGTCGGCTGTTTGATTCTTTTTTGGATAGATCGGACTATTTTTATCGTACGCATATCATTAGGTGGGGTATATGTAGTTGGACTCTCATCATGTACACTTTGTTGGCGATTATTGTGTTCGTTCTGTTTGCTGTTGTGCCCATGTTTATATCGATATTTTCGTCTGGTCAGTTGGCTGGGCGTCCTGGTAACTTTGTCTATCTTATATCTTTATTTATCACAATCAACGATGGTGTTTCCAGCTTCATCTTATCTATGGGTTATCTCTCCGAGTATTTGTGTTCGCTTGTATCTTCCCACACTGAGGCCAAGGTGGGCCCCGCCGGGGCGGGTGGCCCTGCTGAGGCTGGTGTCCCCGGCGAGGTGGGTGGGTGCTTGTTGGACATCAGGGGCATAGTGGTATCGTACAGGAACCACGATCCCATGAGTGGAAAGGCGGCTCTCTTCAAATGCATTAGGGGTGTTACTGTCAGTGCAGATCCGGGCGACATTGTTGCGATTGCGGGACGAACAGGCTCTGGGAAGACTTCTCTGCTAAAGTCAATTAGGGGTATGTTAGGGTTGGACGCTGGAACGATCTTAATCGATGGAATATCCATTGAGCACATGTCTGATGAGTTGTTGACGGATACTATTGGCGTGGTGTCGCAATTCTCTTTTTATTTTGACGGCTGGACTCTCGGCGATTTTATCGATCCGTGCCAGCGCTACTCGGTTCAGAAAGTCCATTGGGCGCTTGGAGAACTTGGTCTTTTGGACTTTGTGCTGGGCAATGTGCCCGATAAGGACGAGTCCGAGGAATCTAGGCTTAGTCGCGCATTGGGAATGCCCTTCAGGATCGGGTCAAGTATTGTGTCTAAGGAGCACCAAAGGCTGAGGGATGATGATGTACTTATTTTTAACGAATCACATATTCGTCACCTTTCTTTTGCCCGACTCATTCTGGGCAGGCTTAATTATAAGGTAATCTTGATTGACGAACCCCCCAACCTGCAGAATTCCCTGGGCTCTTCACCTTCGACGCTCCGAGCACTTATTGCAAAATACCTGGGGCATTGTGCCACTATCATTGTGACTCACGACTTTAACTACGTCAAAATATGCAGCAAGCTCTGGATTATGAGTGAGGGGAAGGTTGTTGAGCAGCTTTCCCCCAAAAATATCGAAACCCATGTACAGTTTTCTCAGATCGTTGAAAAATGA